The following proteins are encoded in a genomic region of Oncorhynchus kisutch isolate 150728-3 linkage group LG6, Okis_V2, whole genome shotgun sequence:
- the LOC109891886 gene encoding neuronal pentraxin-2, which yields MVAFVGAVICIIAAVHTGSAAESQQQPVADNQSQSPDAGVQQTFPGGSVARAGPLGALHGSETQDGEAPTFFHVPSGSDRIGGTRQVSRLICTPVPAGECNPKNFQQQADDPSLFAGEDWGYLRTTAEELKQTVLQQKDQIITDQRTIRDLSGKLSECESGIEGRRVPESSAGLWGGKRVDEGRLMVRDSAPSSSVAQLLTAQAVGELEQAIVQMKDRIEKLETDIGPLALSHNHTDAATAVTSRGAGGGGLSEAPDRWGEARLVGQARTGDGPEQWPRMEDLEGELERKLELLEKERKALRKESQRHRQEIDQGINSLHHRIAGLEEGLSEYTYPEGYKLSFPTRTNYMYAVVQHPIPELRAFTVCLWLRPAEGGIGTPFSYAVAEQPNELVLLQGMHTPVELLINDKAAELPLNLSRGSWHHICVSWSQRGGAWQAYQGGKLRGEGQGLAAWHHIRPGGVLILGQEQDTLGGRFDSSQALVGELSQWNLWERVLTPSEVSSLAHCSQHGPQPKGNVAPWTNREVEVFGGAIKVPREPCAAKRINTSL from the exons ATGGTGGCCTTCGTTGGAGCAGTCATCTGCATCATCGCCGCGGTCCATACCGGCTCCGCTGCCGAATCTCAGCAGCAGCCTGTCGCAGACAACCAGTCGCAGTCTCCGGACGCTGGAGTGCAGCAGACTTTCCCCGGGGGCTCCGTGGCGCGAGCGGGTCCACTGGGCGCTCTCCATGGTTCTGAAACGCAGGACGGAGAAGCGCCCACTTTCTTCCACGTCCCCAGCGGCTCAGACCGCATTGGTGGAACTAGGCAGGTTAGCAGACTTATCTGCACCCCAGTCCCGGCCGGAGAATGCAACCCCAAAAACTTTCAGCAACAAGCCGACGACCCGTCGCTGTTCGCGGGTGAGGACTGGGGATACCTCCGCACCACGGCAGAGGAACTCAAACAGACAGTTCTCCAGCAGAAGGACCAGATTATCACCGACCAGCGGACCATTAGAGATCTGTCAGGCAAGCTTTCGGAGTGTGAGAGCGGAATAGAGGGGCGTAGAGTACCGGAGAGTAGCGCGGGGCTCTGGGGAGGTAAGAGGGTAGATGAGGGCCGGCTCATGGTCCGGGACAGTGCTCCGTCGTCGTCTGTGGCACAGCTGCTCACCGCCCAGGCTGTAGGCGAGCTGGAACAGGCTATCGTTCAGATGAAAGACCGCATAGAGAAACTGGAG ACAGATATCGGACCGCTGGCGCTCTCTCACAACCACACGGATGCAGCAACTGCGGTGACTTCAAGAGGGGCAGGTGGTGGTGGGCTCTCTGAGGCCCCTGATCGCTGGGGTGAGGCAAGGCTAGTGGGGCAGGCCCGAACAGGGGATGGACCAGAGCAGTGGCCACGGATGGAGGATCTGGAGGGAGAGCTTGAGAGGAAGCTGGAACtcctggagaaggagaggaaggccCTGCGAAAGGAATCCCAGAGACACAGGCAGGAGATTGACCAGGGGATCAACTCCCTACACCACCGCATTGCTGGCctggaggagg GACTCTCAGAGTACACCTACCCCGAGGGCTACAAGCTGTCCTTCCCAACACGTACCAACTATATGTACGCGGTGGTACAGCACCCCATCCCTGAGCTGCGTGCCTTCACCGTGTGCCTCTGGCTGAGACCCGCCGAGGGGGGCATCGGCACCCCTTTCTCCTACGCTGTGGCGGAGCAGCCCAATGAGCTAGTTCTGCTGCAGGGCATGCACACCCCTGTGGAGCTGCTCATTAACGACAAG GCGGCAGAGTTACCTCTGAACCTGTCCCGGGGCAGCTGGCACCACATCTGTGTAAGCTGGAGCCAGAGAGGCGGGGCGTGGCAGGCCTACCAGGGGGGcaagctgagaggagaggggcagggccTGGCAGCCTGGCACCACATCAGGCCTGGGGGAGTCCTCATCCTGGGGCAGGAACAG GACACTCTGGGCGGACGTTTCGACTCGTCCCAGGCCCTGGTGGGGGAGCTATCCCAGTGGAACTTATGGGAGCGGGTCCTGACCCCCAGCGAGGTGTCCAGCCTGGCCCACTGCAGCCAGCACGGCCCccagccaaagggcaatgtggccCCCTGGACCAACCGGGAAGTAGAGGTGTTCGGAGGAGCCATCAAGGTGCCCAGGGAGCCCTGCGCTGCTAAACGCATCAACACCTCACTGTGA